Proteins from a single region of Streptomyces spinoverrucosus:
- a CDS encoding alkaline phosphatase PhoX: MSVTRRHVLARTGALGAGIAFSGALSELFTGTAAAQHLGHTGYGPLVPDPKGLLDLPEGFRYRVLSREGDPLPSGEGRVPSNHDGMTALPGRHGRVHLVRNHENRATAKIPVPVVEGLTYDPAAKGGCTALTLDSGGQVRSERVALAGTAVNCAGGPTPWRTWLTCEETEERAGTGGYAKDHGFVFEVDPADPRRTGAVPLTAMGRFQHEAVAIDPRTGVVYETEDAFVKPFGLFYRLLPEKPLGGTGSLRAGGRLQAMRVPGVPDLSSIQETGACFDGVEWVDVPDPLAAETPVRLQDYGPRGITRAQKLEGCYWGGRGVYFVSSYARSRDGSAADHFGQVWRYDPAARRLTLVIVFGPDTDVRLPGESPDNVCLAPGGGLMVCEDGSGAQHVFGVTRRGEVYTLARNRQNTGTPEAPEWGEFAGVTFSPDGETMYVNCYRPGTTFAVRGPWRRPPAG, from the coding sequence ATGTCCGTGACACGCCGTCACGTCCTCGCCCGCACCGGTGCCCTGGGAGCGGGCATCGCGTTCTCCGGCGCCCTGTCCGAGCTGTTCACCGGTACGGCCGCCGCCCAGCACCTGGGCCACACCGGCTACGGCCCCCTCGTACCCGACCCGAAGGGTCTGCTCGACCTGCCGGAAGGTTTCCGCTACCGGGTTCTCTCCCGTGAGGGCGACCCACTGCCCTCCGGCGAGGGCCGTGTCCCCTCCAACCACGACGGCATGACGGCCCTCCCCGGCCGCCACGGCCGGGTCCACCTCGTCCGCAACCACGAGAACCGCGCCACGGCGAAGATCCCCGTCCCGGTGGTCGAGGGCCTGACCTACGACCCGGCGGCCAAGGGCGGCTGTACGGCGCTGACGCTGGACTCCGGCGGCCAAGTCCGGTCCGAGCGGGTCGCCCTCGCCGGTACGGCCGTCAACTGCGCGGGCGGCCCCACCCCCTGGCGCACCTGGCTGACCTGCGAGGAGACCGAGGAGAGAGCGGGCACCGGCGGCTACGCCAAGGACCACGGCTTCGTCTTCGAGGTCGACCCGGCCGACCCGCGCCGCACCGGCGCGGTCCCGTTGACCGCGATGGGCCGCTTCCAGCACGAGGCGGTCGCGATCGACCCCCGCACCGGAGTCGTCTACGAGACGGAGGACGCCTTCGTCAAGCCCTTCGGCCTCTTCTACCGGCTCCTGCCCGAGAAGCCGCTCGGCGGGACGGGTTCCCTGCGGGCGGGCGGCCGGTTGCAGGCGATGCGCGTGCCCGGCGTACCCGACCTGTCGTCGATCCAGGAGACCGGCGCGTGCTTCGACGGCGTCGAGTGGGTGGACGTACCGGACCCGCTCGCCGCCGAGACCCCCGTCCGCCTCCAGGACTACGGCCCGAGGGGCATCACACGCGCGCAGAAGCTGGAGGGCTGCTACTGGGGTGGCCGCGGCGTGTACTTCGTCTCCTCGTACGCCCGCAGCAGGGACGGCTCGGCGGCCGACCACTTCGGCCAGGTCTGGCGCTACGACCCGGCGGCGCGCCGCCTCACCCTGGTGATCGTGTTCGGTCCGGACACCGACGTCCGGCTCCCCGGCGAGTCCCCGGACAACGTCTGCCTCGCGCCCGGTGGTGGCCTGATGGTCTGCGAGGACGGCAGCGGCGCTCAGCACGTCTTCGGTGTCACCCGCCGGGGCGAGGTGTACACGCTGGCCCGCAACCGGCAGAACACCGGCACCCCCGAGGCGCCGGAGTGGGGTGAGTTCGCGGGCGTCACGTTCTCGCCGGACGGCGAGACGATGTACGTCAACTGCTACAGGCCGGGCACGACGTTCGCGGTGCGCGGTCCGTGGCGGAGGCCGCCGGCCGGGTGA
- a CDS encoding carbonic anhydrase encodes MQPLIDNARMFGQRPEEFAQFAKGQSPEVLFITCSDSRVVPALITGARPGQLFELRTAGNIVPVYTSATPAGEAATIEYAVEVLGVQHVVVCGHSHCGAVGAVVRHDDLTAVPAVRDWLAHAADEPKCSDPGDPTVAEAVQNHVLTQLERLRSYPGIAKRLDAGELRLHGWYYEVHTGITREHRAESGTFETL; translated from the coding sequence ATGCAGCCCCTCATCGACAACGCCCGCATGTTCGGACAGCGCCCTGAGGAGTTCGCCCAGTTCGCCAAGGGACAGTCCCCCGAGGTCCTGTTCATCACCTGCTCCGATTCCAGGGTCGTACCTGCCCTGATCACCGGCGCCCGCCCCGGCCAGCTGTTCGAGCTGCGCACCGCGGGCAACATCGTCCCCGTGTACACCTCCGCCACCCCCGCGGGGGAAGCGGCCACCATCGAGTACGCCGTGGAGGTGCTCGGCGTCCAGCACGTCGTGGTCTGCGGCCACTCGCACTGCGGCGCCGTCGGCGCGGTGGTGCGCCACGACGACCTGACGGCCGTACCCGCCGTACGCGACTGGCTCGCACACGCCGCGGACGAGCCCAAGTGCTCCGACCCCGGCGACCCGACGGTCGCCGAGGCCGTGCAGAACCACGTGCTCACTCAGCTGGAGCGACTGCGCTCCTACCCGGGCATCGCCAAGCGCCTCGACGCGGGTGAACTCCGGCTGCACGGCTGGTACTACGAGGTCCACACCGGCATCACGCGCGAACACCGCGCCGAGTCCGGCACGTTCGAGACGCTTTGA
- a CDS encoding SulP family inorganic anion transporter, which yields MTVLSKFPYLRQDFLASIVVFLVAVPLCVGVAVASGVPAELGLVTGIVGGIVTGLMPGSSLQVSGPAAGLTVLVFEAVSEFGVATLGVIVLMAGLLQLAMGFLGIGRWFRAISVSVVEGMLCGIGLVIIAGQIYAAAGLKAPQSGIDKIVGLPGAFADALGDTEALASLAIGVGTIAVIVLWKKLPKAVQSVPGALAAVVLATVTSLAFSLPVATVQVEGLLSVVQPPGAEAFGELAGPAIWGTIIAFALISSAESLFSAAAVDRLHDGPRTQYDKETIAQGTGNTVCGLLGALPMTAVIVRSSANVNAGAKTKASRVLHGVWLLLFAAAMPWALALIPIPALAGILVHAGWKLIPFRQIGALWRGHRGEALILVVTAVAIVTVNMFEGVLIGLALSVVKTAWAASHLKMEVIDKGAGPIQVYLSGNATFLRLPKILDSLESLPQDRPIVLDLSGLHHLDHACRTALDSWAERHSTSGTEPVKLTSP from the coding sequence ATGACCGTGCTGTCGAAGTTCCCTTACCTGAGGCAGGACTTCCTCGCCTCCATCGTCGTCTTCCTGGTGGCGGTGCCGCTGTGCGTCGGCGTGGCCGTCGCCTCCGGCGTCCCGGCGGAGCTGGGTCTGGTGACCGGCATCGTGGGCGGCATCGTCACCGGGCTCATGCCCGGCAGCAGCCTTCAGGTGTCCGGTCCGGCCGCCGGCCTGACCGTGCTGGTCTTCGAGGCCGTCAGCGAGTTCGGGGTGGCCACGCTCGGCGTGATCGTGCTGATGGCCGGCCTGCTCCAGCTCGCCATGGGCTTCCTCGGGATAGGCCGCTGGTTCAGGGCGATATCGGTCTCGGTCGTCGAGGGCATGCTCTGCGGGATCGGCCTGGTGATCATCGCCGGTCAGATCTACGCGGCGGCGGGCCTGAAGGCCCCGCAGAGCGGTATCGACAAGATCGTGGGACTGCCCGGGGCGTTCGCCGACGCGTTGGGCGACACCGAGGCCTTGGCCTCCCTCGCGATCGGCGTCGGCACCATCGCCGTCATCGTGCTGTGGAAGAAGCTGCCGAAGGCGGTGCAGTCCGTGCCGGGCGCCCTCGCGGCGGTGGTCCTGGCCACGGTGACCTCCCTCGCCTTCAGCCTGCCGGTCGCCACCGTCCAGGTGGAGGGCCTGCTCAGTGTCGTCCAGCCGCCGGGCGCCGAGGCCTTCGGTGAGCTGGCCGGGCCTGCCATCTGGGGCACCATCATCGCCTTCGCGCTGATCTCCTCCGCGGAGAGCCTGTTCAGCGCGGCGGCCGTGGACCGGCTGCACGACGGTCCGCGCACCCAGTACGACAAGGAGACGATCGCCCAGGGCACGGGCAACACCGTCTGCGGACTGCTCGGCGCCCTGCCCATGACCGCGGTCATCGTGCGCAGCTCCGCCAACGTCAACGCGGGCGCGAAGACCAAGGCCTCGCGGGTGCTGCACGGAGTGTGGCTGCTGCTGTTCGCCGCCGCGATGCCGTGGGCCCTGGCGCTGATCCCGATCCCCGCCCTGGCCGGCATCCTCGTGCACGCGGGCTGGAAGCTGATCCCGTTCCGCCAGATCGGAGCCCTGTGGCGGGGCCACAGGGGTGAGGCACTGATCCTCGTGGTCACGGCGGTGGCGATCGTCACCGTGAACATGTTCGAGGGCGTCCTGATCGGCCTCGCCCTGTCGGTCGTCAAGACCGCCTGGGCGGCCTCGCACCTGAAGATGGAGGTCATAGACAAGGGCGCCGGCCCGATCCAGGTCTACCTGTCGGGCAACGCGACCTTCCTCAGGCTGCCGAAGATACTCGACAGCCTGGAGTCACTCCCCCAGGACCGGCCCATCGTGCTGGACCTGTCCGGTCTGCACCATCTGGACCACGCGTGCCGTACGGCGCTGGACAGCTGGGCCGAGCGGCACAGCACCTCCGGCACCGAACCGGTGAAGCTCACCAGCCCCTGA
- a CDS encoding DUF692 domain-containing protein, which produces MERLGTGIGWRPEIADAVEGMPGIDWVEVVAENVCPGHLPDSLLRLRERGVTVVPHGVSLGLGGADRPDPARLTALAERAEALGSPLVTEHIAFVRAGGPLTASPRLEAGHLLPVPRTRDALDVLCENVRIAQAALPVPLAVENIAALISWPGEEMTEGQFLYELADRTGVRLLIDVANLHTNHVNRGEDPAKALAELPLEAIAYVHVAGGFERDGVWHDSHAHPVPRPVLDILTDLASRVCPPGVLLERDENFPEPAELKRELAEIRAALEEGGRARTAIPAASVESAATARAAARGAADSTGEPARQRLALAQAALLSALVAGTPVPEGFDRVRLGVQARALSGKRADVVAKVAPELPEILGAAYRPAFLAYAQRQPMTGGYRRDALDFAERLLLAGRPQEARARRELREWWLERSGSAPRPRSRMARARRVLLRR; this is translated from the coding sequence ATGGAGCGACTGGGAACCGGAATCGGGTGGCGGCCGGAGATCGCGGACGCCGTGGAGGGTATGCCGGGCATCGACTGGGTCGAGGTCGTCGCCGAGAACGTCTGCCCCGGCCACCTTCCCGACTCGCTGCTGCGGCTGCGCGAGCGCGGGGTGACCGTCGTCCCGCACGGCGTCTCCCTCGGCCTCGGTGGCGCCGACCGGCCCGACCCGGCGCGTCTCACGGCCCTCGCCGAACGGGCGGAGGCGCTCGGCTCGCCGCTGGTCACCGAGCACATCGCGTTCGTCCGGGCGGGCGGCCCGCTCACCGCGTCCCCGCGCCTGGAGGCCGGACACCTGCTGCCCGTGCCGCGCACGCGGGACGCCCTCGACGTGCTGTGCGAGAACGTCCGCATCGCGCAGGCGGCGCTGCCGGTGCCGCTCGCCGTGGAGAACATCGCCGCGCTCATCTCCTGGCCGGGCGAGGAGATGACCGAGGGGCAGTTCCTGTACGAGCTGGCCGACCGGACCGGCGTACGGCTCCTGATCGACGTGGCGAACCTGCACACCAACCACGTCAACCGGGGCGAGGACCCGGCCAAGGCGCTCGCCGAGCTGCCACTTGAGGCCATCGCGTACGTCCATGTCGCGGGCGGCTTCGAACGCGACGGCGTCTGGCACGACAGCCACGCCCACCCGGTCCCCCGGCCGGTCCTCGACATCCTGACCGACCTCGCCTCCCGCGTCTGCCCGCCCGGCGTCCTGCTGGAACGGGACGAGAACTTCCCGGAACCGGCCGAGCTGAAGCGGGAGTTGGCGGAGATTCGGGCGGCGCTGGAGGAGGGAGGCCGGGCCCGGACGGCGATACCGGCGGCTTCCGTGGAGTCGGCCGCCACGGCTCGCGCGGCCGCGCGCGGTGCCGCGGACTCCACCGGGGAACCCGCCCGTCAGCGCCTCGCCCTCGCCCAGGCCGCGCTGCTCTCCGCGCTGGTGGCCGGTACCCCCGTGCCCGAAGGGTTCGACCGGGTGCGGCTCGGGGTGCAGGCGCGGGCGCTGTCCGGGAAGCGGGCGGATGTGGTGGCGAAGGTCGCGCCGGAGCTGCCCGAGATACTGGGGGCCGCCTACCGGCCCGCCTTCCTCGCATACGCCCAGCGGCAACCGATGACCGGGGGCTACCGGCGGGACGCGCTGGACTTCGCCGAGCGGTTGCTGCTGGCCGGCCGGCCGCAGGAGGCGCGGGCGCGGCGGGAGTTGCGGGAGTGGTGGCTGGAGCGGTCCGGTTCTGCGCCGCGTCCGCGCTCGCGGATGGCGCGGGCCCGCCGGGTGCTGCTGCGCCGCTGA
- a CDS encoding alpha/beta hydrolase — protein sequence MRAAALYTAAGSLLLTTLAATPAGSAPAGPDAAAELRGTAVAAARAATAGIDFGRCADPQGLLKDMECGTVTVPLDYARPDGKQIRLAVSRVRATHRDPHNSKRRVPRQGALVYNPGGPGSSGLLFPLVDVLPEWKRLTAAYDLVGYDPRGVGRSAPLSCQDLKEHVKGPTAAPTYPSESFKKERIAQAKAYARGCAQRSGSALRHYHSLNNARDLDVLRAALGEEKLTFVGSSYGSYFGALYATLFPSHVRRMVFDAAVNPDPAQIWYRNNLDQSAAFEGRWADMKEWIARHHGVYGLGATPREVQRGYDTARARLARNPAGGKVGPGQLQSAFLEAGYYDDHWPLRAEALSAYLKGDPQPLIDLAAPREEAAAEAENSRAVYTAVECNDGPWPTQWKVWNRDNTRLARVAPFETWHNVWLNLPCAYWQAPRQRPLDVRTGPGELPPTLILAAERDAAAPYDGALELHRRLSGSVLVTERDSGTHGMAGGPNPCVNAHLDAYLLQGRLPERRASCGPRPEPEPSVAG from the coding sequence ATGAGAGCTGCCGCCCTCTACACGGCCGCCGGTTCCCTGCTCCTCACCACCCTCGCCGCCACCCCGGCCGGCAGCGCACCGGCCGGCCCGGACGCGGCGGCCGAGCTGCGCGGCACCGCCGTGGCCGCCGCGCGTGCCGCGACGGCCGGGATCGACTTCGGTCGGTGCGCCGACCCGCAGGGCCTGCTGAAGGACATGGAGTGCGGCACGGTCACCGTCCCGCTCGACTACGCGCGGCCCGACGGCAAGCAGATCCGGCTCGCCGTCAGCCGGGTGCGGGCCACCCATCGGGATCCGCACAACAGCAAGCGCAGGGTGCCCCGTCAGGGCGCCCTGGTCTACAACCCGGGCGGTCCCGGCTCCTCCGGCCTGCTCTTCCCGCTGGTCGACGTGCTCCCCGAGTGGAAGCGCCTGACCGCCGCGTACGACCTGGTCGGCTACGACCCGCGCGGGGTCGGCCGCTCCGCGCCGCTGTCCTGCCAGGACCTCAAGGAGCACGTCAAGGGCCCCACGGCCGCGCCGACTTACCCCTCGGAGTCGTTCAAGAAGGAGCGCATCGCGCAGGCGAAGGCCTACGCGCGCGGGTGCGCGCAGCGGTCGGGCAGCGCGCTGAGGCACTACCACTCCCTGAACAACGCCCGCGACCTGGACGTGCTGCGCGCCGCGCTGGGCGAGGAGAAACTGACGTTCGTGGGCTCGTCGTACGGCAGCTACTTCGGGGCGCTGTACGCGACCCTGTTCCCCTCGCACGTACGGCGGATGGTGTTCGACGCGGCGGTGAACCCCGACCCGGCGCAGATCTGGTACCGCAACAACCTCGACCAGTCGGCCGCGTTCGAGGGGCGCTGGGCGGACATGAAGGAGTGGATCGCCAGGCACCACGGCGTGTACGGGCTGGGCGCCACACCCCGGGAGGTGCAGCGCGGCTACGACACCGCGCGGGCGCGGCTCGCCCGGAACCCGGCGGGCGGGAAGGTCGGGCCGGGGCAGTTGCAGAGCGCGTTCCTGGAGGCCGGTTACTACGACGACCACTGGCCGCTGCGGGCCGAGGCGCTGTCGGCGTATCTGAAGGGTGACCCGCAGCCGCTGATCGACCTGGCGGCGCCGCGCGAGGAGGCGGCGGCGGAGGCGGAGAACTCCCGCGCCGTCTACACGGCCGTCGAGTGCAACGACGGGCCCTGGCCGACGCAGTGGAAGGTGTGGAACCGGGACAACACGCGGCTCGCGCGCGTGGCGCCGTTCGAGACGTGGCACAACGTGTGGCTGAACCTGCCGTGCGCGTACTGGCAGGCCCCGCGTCAGCGGCCGCTCGATGTGCGGACCGGGCCGGGCGAGCTGCCGCCGACGCTGATCCTGGCCGCCGAGCGGGACGCCGCCGCCCCCTACGACGGCGCCCTCGAACTCCACCGCCGGCTGTCCGGCTCGGTCCTGGTCACCGAGCGGGACTCCGGAACGCACGGCATGGCGGGCGGCCCCAACCCGTGCGTCAACGCCCACCTGGACGCCTACCTGCTGCAGGGCCGCCTCCCGGAGCGCCGGGCGTCCTGCGGACCGCGCCCGGAGCCCGAGCCGTCGGTTGCCGGGTGA
- the hemQ gene encoding hydrogen peroxide-dependent heme synthase, with translation MSDDASTPAPDRIPNKGKLAKDLNEVIRYTLWSVFKLKDVLPEDRAGYAEEVQELFDQLAAKDVTVRGTYDLSGLRADADLMIWWHAETSDQLQEAYNLFRRTRLGRALEPVWSNMALHRPAEFNRSHIPAFLADETPRAYVSVYPFVRSYDWYLLPEEDRRRMLADHGKMARGYPDVRANTVASFSLGDYEWLLAFEADELYRIVDLMRHLRGSEARLHVREEVPFFTGRRKSVADLVAGLA, from the coding sequence ATGAGTGACGACGCCTCCACCCCCGCCCCCGACCGGATCCCGAACAAGGGCAAGCTGGCCAAGGACCTCAACGAGGTCATCCGCTACACCCTGTGGTCCGTGTTCAAGCTGAAGGACGTGCTGCCCGAGGACCGCGCGGGCTACGCCGAAGAGGTCCAGGAGCTGTTCGACCAGCTCGCCGCCAAGGACGTCACCGTCCGCGGCACCTACGACCTCTCCGGGCTGCGCGCCGACGCCGACCTGATGATCTGGTGGCACGCCGAGACCAGCGACCAGCTGCAGGAGGCGTACAACCTCTTCCGCCGCACCAGGCTGGGCCGCGCCCTGGAGCCGGTGTGGTCGAACATGGCGCTGCACCGCCCCGCCGAGTTCAACCGCAGCCACATCCCGGCGTTCCTCGCCGACGAGACGCCCCGCGCCTACGTCAGCGTCTACCCGTTCGTGCGCTCCTACGACTGGTACCTGCTGCCGGAGGAGGACCGCCGCCGGATGCTCGCCGACCACGGCAAGATGGCCCGCGGCTACCCGGACGTGCGCGCCAACACGGTCGCCTCCTTCTCCCTCGGCGACTACGAGTGGCTCCTCGCCTTCGAGGCCGACGAGCTGTACCGCATCGTCGACCTCATGCGTCACCTGCGTGGCTCGGAGGCCCGGCTGCACGTCCGCGAGGAGGTGCCGTTCTTCACCGGCCGCCGCAAGTCCGTCGCCGACCTGGTCGCCGGGCTGGCCTGA
- a CDS encoding TIGR04222 domain-containing membrane protein has translation MFWVLLLLLAWAVAGLACTRLCLAAVRAAGVDTEAGGTHDLTLYEAAFLSGGPARVADLTLVSMARQRRLLLAHTGWATVVDPRGRDDIERSVIGVIGPEGQSPIAPVRAAAAATDAMHGLADRLVRAGLAVPAGAGTTVGAGVRRVRLAALTVSALGVAALLMPAQDEVPRHLIALWFALPLVLCLSCLALARIEAHPYSRWASPAGQRLLGALARHPADAGDERAYLTSVAVRGIRAVGEPDLRAAFAHRGPYRRG, from the coding sequence ATGTTCTGGGTCCTCCTTCTGTTGTTGGCCTGGGCCGTGGCCGGCCTGGCCTGCACCCGGCTGTGCCTGGCCGCCGTACGGGCCGCGGGCGTCGACACGGAAGCGGGCGGGACACACGATCTGACGCTGTACGAGGCGGCGTTCCTGTCGGGCGGTCCGGCGCGGGTCGCCGATCTGACGCTGGTGTCGATGGCGCGCCAGCGGCGGCTGCTCCTCGCGCACACGGGCTGGGCGACGGTCGTGGACCCGCGTGGGCGCGACGACATCGAGCGGTCGGTGATAGGGGTGATCGGGCCGGAGGGGCAGTCGCCCATCGCTCCGGTACGGGCCGCGGCCGCCGCCACCGACGCGATGCACGGCCTCGCCGACCGGCTCGTCAGGGCCGGTCTCGCCGTGCCGGCCGGGGCGGGGACCACCGTCGGGGCCGGGGTGCGCCGGGTGCGGCTCGCCGCGCTGACCGTGTCGGCGCTCGGGGTGGCCGCGCTGCTGATGCCGGCTCAGGACGAGGTGCCGCGGCATCTGATCGCCCTCTGGTTCGCCCTGCCGCTGGTCCTCTGCCTGAGCTGCCTCGCCCTGGCCCGGATCGAGGCCCACCCGTACTCGCGCTGGGCCTCACCGGCCGGTCAGCGGCTGCTGGGTGCGCTGGCCCGGCACCCGGCCGACGCCGGGGACGAGCGCGCCTACCTCACCTCGGTCGCCGTACGCGGCATCCGCGCGGTCGGTGAGCCGGACCTGCGGGCGGCCTTCGCGCATCGCGGCCCGTACCGGCGCGGCTGA
- a CDS encoding polysaccharide deacetylase family protein: MIPYARRVITVCVLGAGLAACGTAEAPQGSRVVVPSTPTPSPSAPPTLAPGPAGLTPVFTNGPRANGKIVALTFDADMTADQGRRAAKGERFDNPQLIATLRALKVPATVFMTGRWAEEYPIQARSIGRDPLFEVANHSYSHYAFTGDCYGLPTIDEDRMRADVERAYTAFRRAGVPDVKPYFRFPGGCYDQRALRALSATGVTAVQWDVVGGDAFATDADAVARQVLEGVRPGSVVVLHCTRSAAPTTERAVRAIVPELRRQGYRFVKVSELIGAVASGGVS; the protein is encoded by the coding sequence GTGATCCCTTACGCACGAAGAGTCATCACCGTCTGCGTACTGGGGGCCGGCCTGGCTGCCTGCGGCACCGCGGAGGCGCCGCAGGGCAGCCGGGTGGTGGTCCCCTCGACGCCCACTCCCTCCCCCTCGGCGCCTCCCACGCTCGCCCCCGGCCCCGCGGGCCTCACGCCGGTGTTCACCAACGGCCCACGGGCCAACGGCAAGATCGTCGCCCTCACCTTCGACGCCGACATGACCGCCGATCAGGGACGCCGGGCAGCCAAGGGCGAACGCTTCGACAATCCGCAGCTGATCGCGACGCTGCGGGCACTGAAGGTGCCGGCGACCGTGTTCATGACCGGCCGCTGGGCGGAGGAGTACCCGATCCAGGCCCGAAGCATCGGCCGGGACCCGCTCTTCGAGGTCGCCAACCACTCCTACAGCCACTACGCCTTCACCGGCGACTGCTACGGGCTGCCGACCATCGACGAGGACCGGATGCGGGCCGACGTGGAGCGGGCGTACACGGCGTTCCGCCGGGCGGGCGTGCCGGACGTGAAGCCGTACTTCCGGTTCCCCGGCGGCTGCTACGACCAGCGGGCGCTGCGGGCGCTGAGTGCCACCGGTGTGACGGCGGTGCAGTGGGACGTGGTGGGCGGGGACGCGTTCGCGACGGATGCGGACGCGGTGGCCCGGCAGGTGCTTGAGGGGGTGCGGCCGGGGTCGGTCGTCGTGCTGCACTGCACGCGCAGCGCGGCGCCGACGACCGAGCGGGCGGTTCGGGCGATCGTGCCGGAGCTGCGGCGGCAGGGGTATCGGTTTGTGAAGGTGTCCGAGCTGATCGGGGCGGTGGCCTCCGGCGGGGTTTCGTGA
- a CDS encoding peptidyl-tRNA hydrolase yields the protein MNSEPPVDHHPETNARDAAPQFVLPLVVRIEKGAPPARTDALETAARAVLVMLGDERSVGDGEWAQAVRDWQDARIRKVVRRARGAEWRRAEALPGITVTGKSAEVRVFPPVPLDGWPKELARLQVSGTDLDDPEPPVEADPGAPVLWLNPQVEMSAGKAMAQAGHGAQLAWWELSEEERAVWRDAGFPLAVRTAEPTRWRRLTTSGLPLVRDAGFTEIPAGSCTVVADHPALRGGV from the coding sequence GTGAATAGTGAACCGCCTGTTGATCACCATCCCGAAACCAACGCTCGTGATGCCGCGCCGCAGTTTGTGTTGCCTCTTGTCGTGCGGATCGAAAAGGGGGCGCCTCCCGCGCGGACCGATGCCCTGGAGACCGCCGCCCGTGCCGTGCTCGTCATGCTCGGTGATGAGCGGTCGGTGGGTGACGGGGAGTGGGCGCAGGCCGTGCGGGACTGGCAGGACGCGCGGATTCGGAAGGTGGTGCGGCGGGCCCGGGGGGCCGAGTGGCGGCGGGCCGAGGCGTTGCCCGGGATCACGGTGACGGGGAAGTCGGCGGAGGTGAGGGTGTTTCCGCCGGTTCCCCTGGACGGGTGGCCCAAGGAGCTGGCGCGGCTTCAGGTCTCCGGCACCGATCTCGACGATCCGGAGCCGCCGGTCGAGGCGGACCCGGGTGCGCCGGTGCTGTGGCTGAATCCGCAGGTCGAGATGTCGGCCGGCAAGGCGATGGCCCAGGCCGGGCACGGCGCCCAACTCGCCTGGTGGGAACTGTCGGAGGAGGAGCGCGCCGTCTGGCGCGACGCGGGGTTCCCCCTCGCGGTCCGGACCGCGGAGCCGACTCGCTGGCGTCGACTCACCACGTCCGGGTTGCCGTTGGTGCGCGATGCCGGATTCACCGAGATCCCCGCCGGTAGCTGCACCGTCGTCGCCGATCATCCGGCGCTGCGCGGGGGTGTTTGA